A genomic region of Corallococcus macrosporus contains the following coding sequences:
- a CDS encoding ELWxxDGT repeat protein: MSVKSPLRTLAVFLLTLGTNTGCESPTPASGTDPLPTVEGPTGPVDPGPLPQEPVEEDPGPVAQQPPPVKEEPPPVQEEPPPLEEEDDADVARPFLVKDLSPGVRPGLPHVRLDGRAQLGAYTYFAADDGIHGWELWRTDGTPEGTSLVTDLLPGREGSDPSPLVRMGDSLYFTARMRPGVSAEYDLYALWRTDGTAAGTRRLVTLMRHAWDVTVRDGRLFFRASPQDDFFGMDPSLWSTDGTPEGTVNLGRGPHPPTPPEPTVTQDPALMPAPGASSFGWNSEAVDVDGTLFFTTQPDAQDGGLWKSDGTPEGTTRVEIKAEATFEHRPRNLAALNGGVLFLEEDWRDQNSLWWLERGATEARRLGKVAQAREGEGLSFASSGTRAWFIQGAPWQWSTQELWTTDGTVEGTVRLAPAGNPLFQAARLLTPVGDTLYFVSDEGEGSTYGALWKSDGTSKGTVRVQSFRENAGRWADVLAIYPAGSRMFLLVLKETGYEVWLREGTSETARFVAPLPYDFNYHFRNEAAVVGDTLFLSCPHSFFSGSLLWKTDGHDSGPVRGLASQPFHLTAHGDRVLFWTTDAEGGYELWQSDGTLVGTTPVRDAAPGAAGSVAFPVPLVPLRPGGPLLFAASDGASGLELWKTDGTALGTKRLVDGVPGVRSSAPANLTVAGDHLFFSAWTPESGRELWALPRQAPGAETSP; the protein is encoded by the coding sequence ATGTCTGTGAAGTCGCCGTTGCGCACACTGGCCGTCTTTCTTCTCACCCTGGGCACGAACACGGGCTGCGAGTCTCCGACTCCGGCTTCCGGCACCGACCCGCTTCCCACCGTGGAGGGCCCGACCGGGCCCGTGGATCCAGGGCCCCTCCCACAGGAGCCGGTGGAGGAGGACCCCGGCCCGGTGGCGCAGCAGCCGCCTCCGGTGAAGGAGGAGCCACCTCCGGTCCAGGAGGAACCGCCTCCGTTGGAGGAGGAGGACGACGCGGACGTCGCCCGCCCGTTCCTCGTGAAGGACCTGTCGCCCGGAGTCCGGCCGGGGCTCCCCCACGTGCGGCTGGACGGACGGGCCCAGCTGGGCGCGTACACGTACTTCGCCGCGGACGACGGGATCCATGGCTGGGAGCTCTGGAGGACGGACGGGACACCGGAGGGCACGTCCCTGGTGACGGACCTGCTGCCCGGCCGCGAGGGTTCCGATCCCTCGCCGCTCGTGCGCATGGGTGACAGCCTGTACTTCACCGCCCGGATGCGGCCGGGGGTGAGCGCGGAGTACGACCTCTACGCGCTGTGGCGAACGGATGGCACCGCCGCGGGCACCCGGCGCCTGGTCACCTTGATGCGCCATGCCTGGGACGTCACCGTGCGCGACGGGCGGCTCTTCTTCAGGGCGTCACCCCAGGACGACTTCTTCGGGATGGACCCCTCGCTGTGGAGCACGGATGGCACTCCCGAGGGCACCGTGAACCTCGGCCGAGGCCCCCACCCCCCGACGCCGCCGGAGCCCACCGTGACGCAGGACCCGGCGTTGATGCCCGCCCCGGGGGCCAGCTCGTTCGGCTGGAACAGCGAGGCGGTGGACGTGGACGGCACGCTCTTCTTCACCACGCAGCCCGACGCGCAGGACGGCGGGCTGTGGAAGTCGGACGGGACGCCGGAGGGAACCACGCGGGTGGAGATCAAGGCGGAGGCCACCTTCGAGCACAGACCCAGGAACCTGGCCGCGTTGAACGGGGGCGTGCTGTTCCTGGAGGAGGACTGGCGCGACCAGAACTCGCTCTGGTGGCTGGAGCGCGGCGCCACAGAAGCGCGGCGGTTGGGAAAGGTCGCCCAGGCCCGCGAGGGAGAGGGCTTGTCCTTCGCCTCCTCGGGGACGCGCGCCTGGTTCATCCAGGGGGCGCCCTGGCAGTGGAGCACTCAAGAGCTGTGGACGACGGATGGCACGGTGGAGGGCACCGTGCGCCTGGCGCCCGCCGGAAATCCGCTGTTCCAGGCCGCGCGCCTGCTGACCCCCGTGGGCGACACGCTCTACTTCGTGTCGGACGAAGGCGAAGGCTCCACCTACGGCGCGCTGTGGAAGTCGGACGGGACGTCCAAGGGCACGGTGAGGGTCCAGTCCTTCCGCGAGAACGCGGGCCGGTGGGCGGATGTCCTGGCCATCTATCCCGCAGGCTCGCGCATGTTCCTCCTCGTCCTGAAGGAGACGGGCTACGAGGTGTGGCTGCGCGAGGGCACGTCGGAGACGGCGCGCTTCGTGGCCCCCCTGCCCTACGACTTCAACTACCACTTCCGGAACGAAGCGGCCGTGGTGGGGGACACGCTGTTCCTGTCATGCCCGCACAGCTTCTTCTCGGGGTCGCTGCTGTGGAAGACGGACGGCCACGACTCGGGACCGGTGCGCGGCCTCGCGTCGCAGCCCTTCCATCTCACCGCGCATGGCGACCGGGTGTTGTTCTGGACGACGGACGCGGAGGGCGGCTACGAGCTCTGGCAAAGCGACGGCACGCTGGTGGGCACGACGCCGGTGAGGGATGCCGCGCCGGGTGCCGCTGGCAGCGTGGCGTTCCCCGTCCCCCTGGTGCCGCTGCGTCCGGGAGGCCCGCTCCTCTTCGCCGCGTCGGATGGCGCGTCGGGTCTGGAGCTGTGGAAGACGGACGGCACCGCCCTGGGCACGAAGCGGCTGGTGGACGGAGTCCCCGGGGTCCGCTCCTCGGCGCCCGCCAACCTGACGGTCGCGGGCGACCACCTCTTCTTCTCCGCGTGGACCCCCGAGTCCGGACGTGAGCTGTGGGCCCTGCCGCGCCAGGCCCCCGGAGCCGAGACGTCCCCGTAG
- the clpP gene encoding ATP-dependent Clp endopeptidase proteolytic subunit ClpP: protein MNVPFVIETTHRGERAYDLYSRLLKDRIILLGTPINDDVANLIVAQLLFLESEDPDKGINLYINSPGGSVTAALAMYDTMQYVKCPVSTICVGQAASAGALLLLAGSKGKRYALPNSRIMIHQPLGGAQGQATDIDIQAKEILRLRTYLNGLFVKHTGHTIERIEKDTERDYFMSAEEARQYGLIDEVVERASGVPAPK, encoded by the coding sequence ATGAACGTCCCCTTCGTCATTGAGACCACGCACCGCGGCGAGCGGGCGTACGACCTCTACAGCCGTCTGCTCAAGGACCGCATCATCCTCCTGGGCACGCCCATCAACGACGATGTGGCCAACCTCATCGTCGCCCAGCTGCTGTTCCTGGAGTCCGAGGACCCGGACAAGGGCATCAACCTCTACATCAACTCGCCCGGTGGCTCCGTCACGGCGGCGCTCGCGATGTATGACACGATGCAGTACGTGAAGTGCCCCGTGTCCACCATCTGCGTGGGCCAGGCGGCCTCCGCGGGCGCGCTGCTGCTGCTGGCGGGCTCCAAGGGCAAGCGCTACGCCCTGCCCAACAGCCGCATCATGATTCACCAGCCGCTGGGCGGCGCGCAGGGCCAGGCGACGGACATCGACATCCAGGCGAAGGAAATCCTGCGGCTGCGCACGTACCTCAACGGCCTGTTCGTGAAGCACACGGGCCACACCATCGAGCGCATCGAGAAGGACACCGAGCGCGACTACTTCATGAGCGCCGAGGAGGCCCGGCAGTACGGCCTCATCGACGAGGTCGTGGAGCGCGCCTCCGGCGTGCCGGCGCCCAAGTAG
- a CDS encoding bifunctional metallophosphatase/5'-nucleotidase, with protein sequence MQPPVPRARDVARPSVFLLAGAFVTGLLLAFHGGCGNNECTNAFDCQEENPAPEGQGWTCVDHVCQAVTFPPPAGNTDAGTGTEDAGTGNEDAGTGTTVSVKIIAFNDFHGQLEPATGTGGQIAQALLADGGVDPASRVNAGGAVYFARYIAELRAKNPNSVVVSAGDLIGATPLLSALFHDEPTVEAMNQIGLDIAAVGNHEFDEGGSELLRMQNGGCHPKDGCQDGTGFTGARYKILAANVATGPDRTLFPRYDVRTFEGVKLAFVGMTLEGTPTLVTPTGISGLQFKDEVETVNALVPELKAQGVNAVVVVVHEGGTPGVDSLYNECKGFTGPIVDIAAKLDPAVSVIVSGHTHQAYNCMLSGKLVTSAASVGRLVTDIDLTLDAASGQVVKAQAQNVIVTRTVAPDSDINELITRYKGLTTPLENRVIGYISQTLTRSNVQTDPTGQSTMGFVIADAQLEATKGATVGGAQIAFMNPGGVRTDLVRNPADPNDNGAVTYGEAFTVQPFGNTLVTVTLTGEQIERLLEQQFQLASPRILHPSVGFQYAFSASAPAGAKVDPASIKLNGATLDPAANYRVTINSFLAPGGDGFTVLTEGKNPVGGGVDSDALEAYLTAKSSEGTPLPAPALDRVTRLP encoded by the coding sequence ATGCAGCCTCCCGTCCCCCGCGCGCGTGATGTCGCGCGTCCCAGTGTCTTCCTCCTCGCCGGCGCCTTCGTCACCGGCCTGCTGCTCGCCTTCCACGGCGGCTGCGGCAACAACGAGTGCACCAACGCCTTCGACTGCCAGGAGGAGAACCCCGCGCCGGAGGGCCAGGGCTGGACCTGCGTGGACCACGTCTGCCAGGCCGTCACCTTCCCGCCCCCGGCCGGAAACACCGACGCGGGCACCGGCACGGAGGACGCCGGCACCGGCAATGAGGACGCGGGCACGGGCACCACCGTCTCCGTGAAGATCATCGCCTTCAACGACTTCCACGGGCAGTTGGAGCCCGCGACCGGCACCGGCGGCCAGATTGCCCAGGCGCTGCTGGCGGACGGCGGCGTGGACCCGGCCAGCCGCGTGAACGCGGGCGGCGCGGTGTACTTCGCCCGCTACATCGCGGAGCTGCGCGCGAAGAACCCGAACTCCGTCGTGGTGTCCGCGGGCGACCTCATCGGCGCCACGCCGCTGCTCTCCGCGCTCTTCCACGACGAGCCCACCGTCGAGGCCATGAACCAGATCGGCCTGGACATCGCCGCCGTGGGCAACCACGAGTTCGACGAGGGCGGCTCGGAGCTGCTGCGCATGCAGAACGGCGGCTGCCACCCGAAGGACGGCTGCCAGGACGGCACCGGCTTCACCGGCGCCCGGTACAAGATCCTCGCGGCCAACGTGGCCACCGGCCCGGACCGCACCCTCTTCCCGCGCTACGACGTGCGCACCTTCGAGGGCGTGAAGCTCGCCTTCGTCGGCATGACGCTGGAAGGCACGCCGACGCTCGTCACGCCCACGGGCATCTCCGGCCTCCAGTTCAAGGACGAGGTGGAGACCGTCAACGCGCTCGTCCCCGAGCTCAAGGCGCAGGGCGTGAACGCCGTCGTCGTCGTCGTGCATGAAGGCGGCACGCCCGGCGTCGACTCGCTCTACAACGAGTGCAAGGGCTTCACCGGCCCCATCGTGGACATCGCGGCGAAGCTGGACCCCGCGGTGAGCGTCATCGTCAGCGGCCACACGCACCAGGCCTACAACTGCATGCTCAGCGGCAAGCTGGTCACCAGCGCCGCGTCGGTGGGCCGGCTCGTCACGGACATCGACCTGACGCTGGACGCGGCCTCCGGCCAGGTGGTGAAGGCCCAGGCCCAGAACGTCATCGTCACCCGCACCGTGGCCCCCGACTCGGACATCAACGAGCTCATCACCCGCTACAAGGGCCTCACCACGCCGCTGGAGAACCGCGTCATCGGCTACATCTCCCAGACGCTCACCCGCAGCAACGTGCAGACGGACCCCACCGGCCAGTCCACCATGGGCTTCGTCATCGCGGACGCGCAACTGGAGGCCACCAAGGGCGCCACCGTGGGCGGCGCCCAGATTGCCTTCATGAACCCGGGCGGCGTGCGCACGGACCTGGTGCGCAACCCGGCGGACCCCAACGACAACGGCGCCGTCACCTACGGCGAGGCCTTCACCGTGCAGCCCTTCGGCAACACCCTGGTCACCGTGACGCTCACGGGCGAGCAGATTGAACGCCTGCTGGAGCAGCAGTTCCAGTTGGCCAGCCCGCGCATCCTCCACCCGTCCGTGGGCTTCCAGTACGCGTTCAGCGCGTCCGCGCCCGCGGGCGCCAAGGTGGACCCCGCCAGCATCAAGCTCAACGGCGCGACACTGGACCCGGCCGCCAACTACCGCGTCACCATCAACAGCTTCCTCGCGCCGGGCGGTGACGGCTTCACCGTCCTCACCGAAGGCAAGAACCCGGTGGGCGGCGGCGTGGACTCGGACGCGCTGGAGGCCTACCTCACCGCGAAGAGCTCGGAAGGAACGCCGCTGCCGGCCCCGGCGCTCGACCGCGTCACCCGGCTGCCGTAG
- a CDS encoding DUF3293 domain-containing protein, with the protein MSDARKAALHAAFQATAYVVRPHPLVGDREHVLRVDATHPELDAALTVHGFASWAFITAWNPRAQSCPAELNERFQKRLVALLEAGGHPHVSAVGEADDRSWSEDSLFVPGLSRDEALRIGRLFDQEAVLWGSVGGAAELVMCLEPFGS; encoded by the coding sequence ATGAGTGACGCGCGGAAGGCCGCGCTGCATGCGGCCTTCCAGGCCACGGCCTACGTCGTGCGCCCGCATCCGCTCGTCGGCGACCGCGAGCATGTGCTGCGCGTGGACGCCACGCACCCGGAACTCGACGCCGCGCTCACGGTGCACGGCTTCGCATCCTGGGCCTTCATCACCGCGTGGAATCCCCGTGCTCAGTCCTGCCCGGCCGAACTCAACGAACGGTTTCAAAAGCGTCTTGTCGCGCTGCTTGAAGCCGGGGGCCATCCGCACGTGTCCGCCGTGGGCGAGGCCGACGACCGGAGCTGGTCCGAGGACAGCCTCTTCGTCCCCGGCCTGTCCCGCGACGAGGCCCTGCGCATCGGCCGTCTGTTCGACCAGGAGGCCGTGCTCTGGGGCTCCGTGGGCGGCGCCGCGGAGCTGGTCATGTGCCTGGAGCCCTTCGGCTCTTGA
- a CDS encoding MBL fold metallo-hydrolase, translating into MNAGPMRAADKARQKAFRTAFPSYGQRPSWGGRLLRLFGWGLLLLAAFLAIVVIDGWRAFGRAPEGARLERMARSPQWQDGGFVNPQPILNNWERTLGDLFHSSPESSPRMPVVVDRIDPKRFATPPEDGLRVTWLGHSSTLVEVDGHRVLTDPVWGERTSPLEWIGPKRWFPAPIALDALPPIDAVVISHDHYDHLDFATITAMKDWNTTFVVPLGVGAHLEYWGVPASRIVELDWWERTKVKGLDIVATPARHASGRFLKQDKTLWAGWALVGPQHRVYYSGDTGLFPAMEEIGAKLGPFDVTMIETGQYGAGWPDWHLGPEQAVLAHRLVQGRLFLPVHWGLVTLAYHGWTEPIERSLVAAKRDGVGITAPRPGQDFLPLAPPPVERWWPDRPWKTAEEAPIVASQIPPKLREGHPALPLLPVPAAVNPQGAKPTTPNAQPAPATAKAPAATPPAAPQGTATQPKPPSDVNAPLGVGATVATPHE; encoded by the coding sequence ATGAACGCGGGACCCATGCGGGCCGCGGACAAGGCCCGACAGAAGGCCTTCCGCACGGCCTTTCCCTCCTACGGCCAACGGCCGTCCTGGGGCGGCAGGTTGTTGCGCCTGTTCGGCTGGGGCCTGCTGCTGCTCGCCGCGTTCCTGGCCATCGTCGTCATCGACGGGTGGCGCGCGTTCGGCAGGGCACCGGAAGGGGCGCGGCTGGAGCGGATGGCGCGCTCGCCGCAGTGGCAGGACGGCGGGTTCGTGAACCCGCAGCCCATCCTCAACAACTGGGAGCGGACGCTGGGGGACCTGTTCCACTCCAGCCCGGAGAGCTCGCCCCGGATGCCGGTGGTGGTGGACCGCATCGACCCGAAGCGCTTCGCCACGCCGCCCGAGGACGGGCTGCGCGTCACCTGGCTGGGGCACTCGTCCACGCTGGTGGAGGTGGACGGGCACCGCGTGCTCACCGACCCCGTGTGGGGCGAGCGCACGTCGCCGCTGGAGTGGATTGGCCCGAAGCGCTGGTTCCCCGCGCCCATCGCGCTGGACGCACTGCCGCCCATCGACGCGGTGGTGATTTCGCACGACCACTACGACCACCTGGACTTCGCCACCATCACGGCGATGAAGGACTGGAACACCACGTTCGTGGTGCCGCTGGGCGTGGGCGCGCACCTGGAATACTGGGGCGTGCCGGCGTCGCGCATCGTGGAGCTGGACTGGTGGGAGCGCACGAAGGTGAAGGGGCTGGACATCGTGGCCACGCCCGCGCGGCATGCGTCGGGCCGCTTCCTGAAGCAGGACAAGACGCTGTGGGCGGGCTGGGCGCTGGTGGGGCCGCAGCACCGCGTCTACTACTCCGGCGACACGGGCCTGTTCCCCGCGATGGAGGAGATTGGCGCGAAGCTGGGGCCGTTCGATGTGACGATGATTGAAACGGGCCAGTACGGCGCGGGCTGGCCGGACTGGCACCTGGGGCCGGAGCAGGCGGTGCTCGCCCACCGGCTGGTGCAGGGCCGGTTGTTCCTGCCGGTGCACTGGGGCCTGGTGACGCTGGCGTACCACGGCTGGACGGAGCCGATTGAGCGCTCGCTGGTGGCCGCGAAGCGCGATGGCGTGGGCATCACCGCGCCCCGGCCCGGGCAGGACTTCCTCCCGCTGGCGCCGCCGCCCGTGGAGCGCTGGTGGCCCGACCGCCCGTGGAAGACCGCGGAGGAGGCGCCCATCGTGGCCAGCCAGATTCCGCCCAAGCTGAGGGAAGGACACCCGGCGCTGCCGCTGCTTCCCGTGCCCGCCGCCGTGAATCCGCAGGGCGCGAAGCCCACGACTCCGAACGCGCAGCCCGCGCCGGCCACCGCGAAAGCTCCGGCCGCGACGCCGCCGGCCGCACCGCAAGGGACGGCGACGCAGCCCAAGCCCCCATCGGACGTGAACGCTCCGCTGGGCGTGGGCGCGACGGTCGCGACCCCGCATGAGTGA
- a CDS encoding ester cyclase: MRTRVVSWMALGLVGLTGCATVSPAERAQQVGESNKARARLFTEEVYNQKRLERIPEYVAADFVDHSEGAPQQLRGPEVVRTQAEAGFTLFPDLKFELLHVMAEDDWVLVRWRATGTDTQGPPTRDGKSRPFTFQGDSLYRLRDGRLVESWDLTDRLAPLLQRGFKIVPPDP, encoded by the coding sequence ATGAGGACCCGTGTCGTGTCGTGGATGGCTTTGGGGCTCGTGGGGCTGACCGGTTGCGCGACGGTCTCCCCGGCGGAGCGGGCCCAACAGGTGGGCGAGTCCAACAAGGCCCGCGCCCGCCTGTTCACCGAGGAGGTCTACAACCAGAAGCGCCTGGAGCGCATCCCCGAGTACGTCGCCGCGGACTTCGTGGACCACTCCGAGGGCGCGCCCCAGCAGCTGCGCGGCCCGGAGGTGGTGCGCACCCAGGCGGAAGCCGGGTTCACCCTCTTCCCGGACCTGAAGTTCGAGCTGCTCCACGTCATGGCGGAGGACGACTGGGTGCTGGTGCGCTGGCGCGCGACGGGCACGGACACCCAGGGCCCGCCCACGCGCGACGGCAAATCCCGGCCGTTCACGTTCCAGGGAGACTCGCTGTACCGGCTGCGCGACGGCCGGCTGGTGGAGTCATGGGACCTCACCGACCGGCTGGCCCCGCTGCTCCAGCGCGGCTTCAAGATCGTCCCGCCAGACCCCTGA
- a CDS encoding acyl-CoA dehydrogenase has protein sequence MLDAPSRPSARELLSLPSLAPLVPMLYVAWTDGELTGDELRALGAAARSQPWLDLKSSSILALWVDPLRPPPPRELAIVREHIRATAEKLASSQQQNLAELGVQLAQTLAGEAPLSIPAAELGKALASLEATLGVDGKEAVRSLVPKASRVPRAEPRSHAASFDPAAMNAVLERTYADVRQRVRGWLEDADFRYKEGLSTTAYRDQVFDWLKHLANDGLGQLAFPKGREGGGDLGAFIAAFETMAFFDLSLVIKAGVHFGLFGSSILFLGTKRHHQQYLPKVASFDLPGCFAMSELGHGSNVRDCETVAIYDAATGEFVLHTPSETARKEWIGNAARHARIATVFAQLEVGGERLGVHALLVPLRDEHGKVLPGIRIEDCGEKMGLNGVDNGRLWFDHVRVPRDNLLDRYGQVTEAGEYTSSITGDSKRFFTMLGALVAGRVSVACASLSAAKSALTIAVRYGDLRRQFGPQGAPEVRLLDHQSHQLRLLPLVAKAYAVDFALEYLVDRYVHRTEDDAREVEALAAGLKAYASWNATATIQECREACGGQGYLTANRFAALKADTDVFTTFEGDNTVLMQLVAKGLLTGYRQRFEDDRVFAVLRLIVDQATTVITDRNPIAGRRTDTDHLRDSDFQLRALRFREEALLASVSKRIRKRLTAGVEAFEAFNQVQAHLLALAHASVERIVLEQFLRGVAEVKDEALKPVLGRLADLFGLSCLESASGWFLEHSWLTAPKAQAIRKERVKLCEELRSDAVGLVDAFGIPDTLLAAPIGLGRLAPGGERFDDTAADSARAGPADSRAS, from the coding sequence ATGCTCGACGCCCCATCCCGCCCCTCCGCCCGGGAGCTCCTGTCCCTGCCCAGCCTCGCGCCGCTGGTCCCCATGCTGTACGTCGCCTGGACGGACGGCGAGCTGACGGGCGACGAGCTGCGCGCGCTGGGCGCCGCCGCCAGGTCGCAGCCGTGGCTGGACCTCAAGTCCAGCTCCATCCTGGCCCTCTGGGTGGATCCGCTGCGCCCGCCCCCGCCGCGCGAGCTGGCCATCGTGCGGGAGCACATCCGCGCCACCGCGGAGAAGCTGGCCAGCAGCCAGCAGCAGAACCTGGCGGAGCTGGGCGTGCAGTTGGCCCAGACGCTCGCGGGCGAGGCGCCCCTGAGCATCCCCGCGGCGGAGCTGGGCAAGGCCCTGGCCTCGCTGGAGGCCACCCTGGGCGTGGACGGCAAGGAGGCGGTGCGCTCCCTGGTGCCCAAGGCGTCCCGCGTCCCGCGCGCGGAGCCCCGCTCGCACGCGGCGTCCTTCGACCCCGCGGCGATGAACGCCGTGCTGGAGCGCACCTACGCGGACGTGCGCCAGCGGGTGCGCGGTTGGCTGGAGGACGCGGACTTCCGCTACAAGGAAGGGCTGTCCACCACGGCCTACCGCGACCAGGTGTTCGACTGGCTCAAGCACCTGGCCAACGACGGCCTGGGCCAGCTCGCCTTCCCCAAGGGGCGCGAGGGCGGCGGGGACCTGGGCGCGTTCATCGCCGCGTTCGAGACGATGGCCTTCTTCGACCTGAGCCTCGTCATCAAGGCGGGCGTGCACTTCGGCCTGTTCGGCTCCAGCATCCTGTTCCTGGGCACGAAGCGGCACCACCAGCAGTACCTGCCGAAGGTCGCCTCGTTCGACCTGCCCGGCTGCTTCGCGATGAGCGAGCTGGGCCACGGCTCCAACGTGCGCGACTGCGAGACGGTGGCCATCTACGACGCGGCCACGGGCGAGTTCGTCCTCCACACCCCGTCGGAGACCGCGCGCAAGGAGTGGATCGGCAACGCCGCCCGCCACGCGCGCATCGCCACCGTGTTCGCGCAACTGGAGGTGGGCGGCGAGCGGCTGGGCGTGCACGCGCTGCTCGTGCCGCTGCGCGATGAGCACGGCAAGGTGCTGCCGGGCATCCGCATCGAGGACTGCGGCGAGAAGATGGGCCTCAACGGCGTGGACAACGGCCGGCTGTGGTTCGACCACGTGCGCGTGCCGCGCGACAACCTGCTGGACCGCTACGGCCAGGTGACGGAGGCCGGCGAGTACACGTCCTCCATCACCGGCGACTCCAAGCGCTTCTTCACCATGCTGGGCGCGCTGGTGGCGGGCCGCGTGAGCGTGGCGTGCGCGTCGCTGTCCGCGGCCAAGAGCGCGCTGACCATCGCCGTGCGCTACGGCGACCTGCGCCGCCAGTTCGGCCCCCAGGGCGCGCCGGAAGTCCGCCTGCTGGACCACCAGTCGCACCAACTGCGGCTGTTGCCGCTCGTGGCCAAGGCGTACGCCGTGGACTTCGCGCTGGAGTACCTGGTGGACCGCTACGTCCACCGCACGGAGGACGACGCGCGCGAGGTGGAGGCGCTGGCCGCGGGCCTGAAGGCCTACGCGTCGTGGAACGCCACCGCCACCATTCAAGAGTGCCGCGAGGCCTGCGGCGGCCAGGGCTACCTCACCGCCAACCGGTTCGCGGCGCTCAAGGCGGACACGGACGTGTTCACCACGTTCGAGGGCGACAACACCGTGCTCATGCAGCTCGTCGCCAAGGGCCTGCTCACGGGCTACCGCCAGCGCTTCGAGGACGACCGCGTGTTCGCCGTGCTGCGCCTCATCGTGGATCAGGCCACGACGGTCATCACGGACCGAAACCCCATCGCCGGCCGGCGCACGGACACGGACCACCTGCGCGACAGCGACTTCCAGCTGCGCGCCCTGCGCTTCCGCGAGGAGGCCCTGCTCGCGTCGGTGTCCAAGCGGATCCGCAAGCGGCTCACCGCGGGCGTGGAGGCCTTCGAGGCCTTCAACCAGGTGCAGGCGCACCTCTTGGCCCTGGCGCACGCGAGCGTGGAGCGCATCGTGCTGGAGCAGTTCCTGCGCGGCGTGGCGGAGGTGAAGGACGAAGCGCTCAAGCCGGTGCTGGGGCGCCTGGCGGACCTCTTCGGCCTGTCCTGCCTGGAGTCCGCCAGCGGCTGGTTCCTGGAGCACAGCTGGCTGACGGCCCCCAAGGCCCAGGCCATCCGCAAGGAGCGTGTGAAGCTGTGCGAGGAGCTGCGCTCGGACGCGGTGGGGCTGGTGGACGCCTTCGGGATTCCGGACACGTTGCTGGCGGCGCCCATCGGATTGGGGCGGCTGGCGCCCGGCGGTGAACGGTTCGACGACACGGCGGCTGACAGCGCCCGTGCGGGCCCGGCAGATTCCCGCGCGTCATGA
- a CDS encoding phospholipase D-like domain-containing protein has translation MSELTDELVPQPGAHGFDGGDETRKHEMQGPFELPPGPEGFSFALYQATGVSLTPGHRMHLLENSQVFDRMLEDIRAAKHSVNMLVYIWRPCELSDRFVEALTERSRAGVQCRVVVDPVGSEETTGDKDFDQQVEKRLTDAGVEVHYYRLLAGKVLGRLLSRSHQKLVIVDGRVAYTGGFGIWKVWEGDGLKPDNWRDTHIRVEGPEVRRIQVTFAKHWIESGGGFLPRECFPELKADGGGCAAFIDSAGRLGITEAERMVRLVVAAATERLWIANAYFTPPNDILEQLEVKVRQGVDVRVMGPGPQHDVPVVRASQRSTYERLLAAGVRIWEYQPAMLHSKTMLVDDWLCVVGSTNLDSLSLNKLSEGSLVFEDREIAAKLEQCWHKDVRHSKEISLENGGRTNPWRRFARRATQWAGHDR, from the coding sequence ATGAGCGAGCTTACGGACGAATTGGTGCCCCAGCCGGGGGCGCATGGGTTCGACGGTGGCGACGAGACGCGCAAGCACGAGATGCAGGGGCCGTTCGAGCTGCCCCCCGGGCCGGAAGGCTTCTCGTTCGCGCTCTACCAGGCCACGGGCGTGTCGCTGACGCCGGGGCACCGGATGCACCTCCTGGAGAACAGCCAGGTCTTCGACCGGATGTTGGAGGACATCCGCGCGGCGAAGCACAGCGTGAACATGCTCGTCTACATCTGGCGGCCGTGCGAGCTGTCGGACCGGTTCGTGGAGGCGCTGACGGAGCGCTCGCGCGCGGGCGTGCAGTGCCGCGTGGTGGTGGATCCGGTGGGCAGCGAGGAGACCACCGGCGACAAGGACTTCGACCAGCAGGTGGAGAAGCGGCTGACGGACGCGGGCGTGGAGGTGCACTACTACCGGCTGCTCGCGGGCAAGGTGCTGGGGCGGCTGTTGAGCCGGTCGCACCAGAAGCTCGTCATCGTGGACGGGCGCGTCGCGTACACGGGCGGCTTCGGCATCTGGAAGGTATGGGAGGGGGACGGGCTGAAGCCGGACAACTGGCGCGACACGCACATCCGCGTGGAGGGGCCGGAGGTGCGGCGCATCCAGGTGACGTTCGCCAAGCACTGGATCGAGTCCGGCGGCGGGTTCCTGCCGCGCGAGTGCTTCCCGGAGCTGAAGGCGGACGGAGGCGGGTGCGCGGCGTTCATCGACAGCGCCGGGCGGTTGGGCATCACCGAGGCGGAGCGGATGGTGCGCCTGGTGGTGGCGGCGGCGACGGAGCGGCTGTGGATCGCCAATGCGTACTTCACGCCGCCCAACGACATCCTGGAGCAATTGGAGGTGAAGGTCCGGCAGGGCGTGGACGTGCGGGTGATGGGCCCGGGGCCGCAACACGACGTGCCGGTGGTGCGCGCGTCGCAGCGGTCCACGTACGAGCGGCTGCTGGCCGCGGGGGTGCGCATCTGGGAGTACCAGCCGGCGATGCTGCACTCGAAGACGATGCTGGTGGATGACTGGCTGTGCGTCGTGGGCTCCACGAACCTGGATTCGCTGTCGCTCAACAAGTTGAGCGAAGGGTCGCTGGTGTTCGAGGACCGGGAGATCGCCGCGAAGCTGGAGCAGTGCTGGCACAAGGACGTGCGGCACTCGAAGGAGATCTCCCTGGAGAACGGCGGCCGGACGAACCCATGGCGGAGGTTCGCGCGGCGGGCCACGCAGTGGGCGGGGCACGACCGGTAG